One Rhododendron vialii isolate Sample 1 chromosome 2a, ASM3025357v1 genomic region harbors:
- the LOC131317158 gene encoding uncharacterized protein LOC131317158, translating into MDRDSMMEGASNFRPPYFDGSDYALWKTKMKNHLISQGIRVWRSVLYGYEEPTIEDAITKVIRAKKESEWNSGDNTSCEANDRALGAIFGAMSRNEITRISSCVTAKEAWEILRTSHEGIETVRVSKLQMCTTKFEQLKMHDEETFDSFISRLTELVNTFHSLGEPLSDLKVCRKILRSLPERFRVKVTAIEERPDVDNLTFAELVGKLQIFEINHLSDFKPSKSSTGIAFKSAHEDTSETCEDDDDLSDEEITKFAKKFKKFFKRRNDLGKSHKPSSNLMKNTLGNDDKRPSFDKSRKPQGIQCHECHGFGHIQSECANTLKKKMKKGLKVTWDDDSGDDDSESGFQIGGEWNSSASVLVATVDSPISPKLLSVSSSSSLESIESDKSSAEVKIIRNVENEGEEYEIESIHEVYDLMYEDFMKQGKRKKELETCLKIVEKEKMSLREDLTNTSQELDELKKYNAKLANKFAIIEKERLEGLRELEEAKSRICQLERDLSEASEAIKRNDCGATRIAEMTPTFRDKSGLGFLDPPSLKTGSSEPKKKITFVSAKTIMNPSFSSNAKSSVNETLVSTKAIANSLSSSNSKPIVHAFLKKRVLTCHHCGSEGHI; encoded by the coding sequence ATGGATAGAGATTCCATGATGGAGGGTGCTTCTAATTTTCGACCACCTTATTTTGATGGAAGTGACTATGCtctttggaaaacaaaaatgaaaaatcatttaatatcTCAAGGCATTAGGGTTTGGAGGTCTGTTCTGTATGGTTACGAAGAACCTACAATCGAGGATGCCATCACGAAGGTGATTAGAGCGAAAAAGGAATCCGAGTGGAATTCCGGTGATAATACGAGTTGTGAGGCTAATGACCGTGCTTTAGGTGCTATCTTTGGTGCTATGTCTAGAAATGAAATCACACGTATTTCCTCTTGTGTCACGGCCAAAGAGGCTTGGGAAATACTTCGTACATCTCATGAGGGAATAGAGACAGTTAGAGTATCTAAGCTTCAAATGTGCACCACGAAATTTGAACAACTTAAAATGCATGATGAGGAAACCTTTGATAGTTTCATCTCTAGGCTAACCGAACTTGTTAACACTTTTCATAGTCTAGGTGAACCTCTCTCCGATCTCAAAGTGTGTCGCAAAATCCTTAGGTCTCTTCCCGAGAGGTTTAGGGTTAAGGTCACCGCCATAGAAGAGCGTCCAGATGTTGACAATTTGACCTTTGCCGAGCTTGTAGGAAAACTTCAAATCTTTGAGATTAACCACCTCTCTGATTTCAAACCCTCTAAGTCTAGTACTGGTATAGCTTTTAAGTCCGCGCATGAGGACACCTCGGAGACTtgtgaagatgatgatgatttgAGTGATGAAGAGATTACTAAATTTGCTAAAAAATTTAAGAAGTTTTTTAAGAGAAGGAATGACCTAGGTAAGTCCCATAAACCTTCGTCTAATCTTATGAAAAACACTCTAGGAAATGATGATAAGAGGCCATCGTTTGACAAGTCTAGAAAGCCACAAGGAATCCAATGCCACGAATGTCATGGTTTTGGGCATATTCAATCCGAGTGTGCTAACACCCTcaagaaaaagatgaaaaagggTCTTAAAGTCACATGGGATGATGATAGTGGAGATGATGATAGTGAGAGTGGTTTTCAAATAGGAGGTGAATGGAATTCTAGTGCCTCCGTGCTAGTGGCTACCGTTGACTCACCCATTTCTCCTAAACTCTTGtctgtttcctcctcttctagtCTTGAGAGCATTGAAAGTGATAAGTCAAGTGCCGAAGTAAAGATAATTAGAAATGTTGAAAATGAAGGAGAGGAATATGAGATAGAATCCATTCATGAGGTCTATGACCTAATGTATGAAGActttatgaaacaaggaaagagaaagaaagagttgGAAACTTGTCTTAAAATAGTGGAAAAGGAGAAAATGTCTCTTAGGGAAGATCTAACTAATACATCTCAAGAATTAGATGAGCTTAAGAAGTATAATGCCAAATTAGCCAATAAGTTTGCCATCATAGAGAAAGAGAGGTTAGAAGGATTAAGAGAACTTGAGGAGGCTAAGTCTAGGATTTGTCAGCTTGAGAGAGACCTTAGTGAGGCAAGCGAAGCCATTAAAAGAAATGACTGTGGAGCTACTAGAATTGCCGAGATGACGCCTACATTTAGAGACAAGAGTGGTCTAGGTTTCCTAGATCCACCATCCCTTAAAACGGGGTCTAGTGAGCCTAAGAAGAAAATCACGTTTGTAAGCGCTAAAACTATAATGAATCCTTCCTTTTCTAGCAATGCAAAGTCTAGTGTAAACGAGACACTTGTGAGTACTAAAGCCATAGCTAATTCTCTTTCATCTAGCAACTCAAAACCTATAGTACACGCGTTTCTTAAAAAGAGAGTCCTCACATGTCATCATTGCGGGAGTGAGGGTCACATTTGA
- the LOC131316912 gene encoding transcription termination factor MTERF6, chloroplastic/mitochondrial-like, with translation MVSKYPRILSCSVEKTLKPKIDFLRSVGLSKTEFLGVVTTCPMLFTRSLKNHLVPIVEFLITSFGSRDNAVLVIKRYPFILFNTSKRLVPNLSTLRNLGIPQSQISNMMAVIGGRVITCTKPCRFIKVVSTAMEMGFDPLSLAFKNVVSAMLFCPGSTWEDKLMFYKTLGFSDEETLDIFRFNPSFISRSEEVIRGPVEFYVSKFHWSPSQLSRRPVVLTYSLEKRIIPRCLVVQVLLSRNKIQENVKLSAVLICRENEFLRRYVIKYKDEIPEVLDAYHGKMKSAECDFYWEELSRLPFKIIL, from the coding sequence ATGGTTTCCAAATACCCCAGAATTCTCTCCTGCAGTGTTGAGAAAACCCTCAAGCCCAAGATTGATTTCCTTCGTTCGGTTGGCTTGTCCAAAACTGAATTCCTTGGTGTGGTCACCACCTGCCCTATGTTATTTACACGAAGCTTAAAGAATCACCTTGTCCCAATAGTTGAGTTTCTCATAACTTCGTTTGGTTCTCGAGATAATGCAGTTTTGGTAATTAAAAGGTACCCATTTATTCTGTTCAACACCTCGAAAAGATTGGTGCCTAATCTGTCAACATTGCGGAATCTTGGCATCCCCCAATCCCAGATTTCAAATATGATGGCTGTGATAGGTGGCCGTGTAATAACATGTACAAAACCATGCAGGTTTATTAAGGTTGTGTCCACTGCAATGGAAATGGGTTTCGACCCTTTGTCATTGGCATTTAAAAATGTTGTTAGTGCAATGTTGTTCTGCCCTGGATCGACTTGGGAGGACAAACTTATGTTTTACAAAACCTTGGGGTTTTCCGATGAGGAGACCCTTGATATCTTTAGGTTCAACCCCTCTTTCATATCCAGGTCAGAGGAGGTGATAAGAGGCCCGGTGGAGTTCTACGTCAGTAAGTTTCATTGGAGCCCATCGCAGTTGTCAAGGAGGCCTGTAGTACTTACTTATAGTTTGGAGAAGAGGATCATCCCAAGGTGTTTGGTTGTGCAAGTTTTGTTGTCAAGAAACAAGATTCAAGAAAATGTGAAGTTGTCAGCAGTTTTGATCTGTAGAGAGAACGAATTCTTGCGGAGGTATGTGATTAAGTACAAGGATGAGATTCCTGAAGTGTTGGACGCGTACCATGGTAAGATGAAATCTGCTGAATGTGACTTTTATTGGGAGGAACTGAGCAGGCTACCGTTTAAAATTATACTGTAG